A window of Chloracidobacterium sp. N contains these coding sequences:
- a CDS encoding VWA domain-containing protein gives MEAVAQERAVVPDDTLVTLRAQQVLVPFTVVDRLNRPVTTITAADVRLFEDGVEQDIVALGRAPDLPTTVVVVLDCSGSMVGRLPLAKRATLTFLERILRLPQDRAALLACQQDLLLAQPLTGSLDALRQSLATLDERLPSPLGRVMPFDPRQDTPPGTALYAALYAAIELIPEATDERRRVVVAISDGFDSEGLVRIGEVIEHAWRNQVSLYALGIGQPELTATDDNRMVNRADLERLCAATGGQAFFPRLDREFFTAFEQIDTDLRQRFVLAYTPANEAATFRTIRIEVPRHPDWKVRHRAGYYTNPSE, from the coding sequence GTGGAAGCCGTGGCCCAGGAGCGGGCGGTGGTGCCGGATGACACCCTGGTGACGCTGCGCGCCCAGCAGGTGCTTGTGCCGTTTACTGTCGTGGATCGGCTCAATCGTCCGGTTACGACGATCACGGCCGCCGATGTCAGGCTCTTTGAAGATGGCGTCGAGCAGGACATCGTCGCGCTGGGGCGGGCACCTGACCTGCCCACGACGGTCGTGGTGGTGCTCGATTGCAGCGGCAGTATGGTGGGCCGCCTGCCACTCGCCAAACGGGCGACGCTGACGTTTCTCGAACGCATCCTGCGATTGCCACAGGACCGCGCGGCCCTGCTGGCCTGTCAGCAGGACCTGCTGCTGGCGCAGCCGCTGACGGGCAGCCTGGACGCCCTGCGGCAGTCGCTGGCGACTCTGGATGAGCGGTTGCCGTCACCACTGGGACGGGTGATGCCCTTCGATCCCAGGCAGGACACACCGCCGGGAACGGCGCTCTATGCGGCCCTGTATGCCGCCATCGAGTTGATCCCGGAAGCAACGGACGAGCGGCGGCGGGTGGTGGTCGCCATCAGTGACGGCTTTGACAGTGAAGGTCTGGTTCGGATCGGGGAAGTCATCGAACACGCCTGGCGGAATCAGGTGAGCCTCTACGCCTTGGGCATTGGGCAACCGGAGCTGACCGCAACCGATGACAACCGGATGGTCAATCGGGCGGACCTGGAACGACTGTGCGCGGCAACCGGCGGACAGGCCTTTTTCCCACGGCTGGACCGTGAGTTTTTTACGGCGTTCGAGCAGATTGACACCGATTTGCGGCAACGCTTCGTTCTGGCCTATACACCGGCGAATGAAGCGGCCACGTTCCGCACCATCCGCATTGAAGTGCCGCGCCATCCCGATTGGAAAGTGCGCCACCGCGCCGGTTACTACACCAATCCCAGTGAGTGA
- a CDS encoding LON peptidase substrate-binding domain-containing protein: MNQPLPILEGTKRIPIFPLPVALFPGMMLPLHIFEERYKAMVRDCLAGEKIFGVTFVRGREGFPPPVGRVGCAAFILATVPLEEGRMNILTTGLARYHALEYFQDEPYLEGLVTFFDDQPVREDLTEMAETVRVTFKRTVKAIRAMSREDDNFPDELPEDPRALSFLVASLLQMSEEQKMALMELTDTRERLERLRRLLLPAAEKYELRAAINELAKTNGHSSRGILGDPDPES; encoded by the coding sequence ATGAACCAACCCTTGCCCATCCTTGAAGGTACAAAGCGGATTCCCATCTTTCCGCTCCCGGTCGCCTTGTTTCCAGGGATGATGCTGCCGCTGCACATTTTCGAGGAGCGGTACAAGGCTATGGTGCGTGATTGTCTGGCCGGGGAAAAAATCTTCGGCGTGACCTTTGTCAGAGGACGCGAAGGTTTCCCGCCGCCCGTAGGGCGGGTGGGGTGTGCGGCTTTCATCCTGGCAACAGTGCCCTTGGAAGAGGGACGGATGAACATCCTCACAACCGGACTGGCTCGCTACCATGCCCTCGAATACTTTCAGGATGAGCCCTATCTGGAAGGTCTCGTCACCTTTTTTGATGATCAGCCGGTGCGGGAAGACCTCACCGAAATGGCTGAAACCGTGCGCGTGACGTTCAAGCGAACGGTCAAGGCCATTCGCGCGATGAGCCGGGAAGACGACAACTTCCCGGATGAACTGCCGGAAGACCCACGGGCGTTGTCATTTCTTGTGGCGTCGCTGTTGCAGATGAGCGAAGAGCAGAAGATGGCACTGATGGAGTTGACCGACACCAGGGAACGTCTCGAACGCCTGCGGCGGTTATTGTTGCCGGCGGCAGAAAAGTACGAGTTGCGGGCTGCCATCAATGAACTGGCCAAAACCAACGGACACAGCTCACGGGGCATACTCGGCGACCCGGACCCGGAGTCGTAG
- a CDS encoding TonB-dependent receptor produces the protein MNQVNQADTKPFLACLLFLAWLLGGACATTLAKTPVPESATLTGYVRNVNGTPVAQARLTLLTARQTVAATTVSAADGRYLFDDVTPGTYELVAATSDGLGVRLAVSLAAGITTVRDLTVLPTPVAETVTVTADVGLVQDKDELGQTVTVIPAGRLQERATQGLAQAFAEEAGLSVQQTSATLGGVFVRGLVASRVSVFVDGVRYTTGAQRGGISTFFNLLEPGSLRGVEVLHGPHGAQYGSDSLGGSAQLLTATAPLTTGGFVFQGESTFFGISATSGFGHATRLSFGTPRFGGVVNLAGRRINTLRAGGGIDSRAAVTRFFDLPSNRFYGTRQPDTAFTEYAGSLKAVATPRAGHQFVVHYQRGQQDGGQRSDQLLGGDGNLLAKLGNLMLDFGYLRYDGQRVGGLDSVTVTGSFNIQREERINQGGQGNPRALINAQYERTRAVGLSLFGAKTLPGRHTVLGGADAYRDVMRARAFDAHPVTGIATAARPRVPNGAYFNNYGFFVQDVWEAVPNRLRLAASLRYGVASYRARARDNALVGGRAVVEDDSVRTAAWTFRFSGAWQLGRGWVLAGNVARGFRPPNMTDLGSLGLQGNGVFEIAAPAVAGRQAFIGTTADASAVSTGLPVRQVIPESSLSYEGSLRYRNGRMDADLTGFVTNINDLLTTQTLILPPGAVGTRLGTEIITAQLPTGAVFVAPATSPVRVRANFTDARIYGVESSLGVRLTASWSLGGNFTWLHAEDRATGRPPDVEGGTPPPQGLLRLRYQPPGRTWWVEGVVAAAHRQTRLSSLNLDDRRIGAARTRTQIQNFFRRGATVRGFVEAGPDGRLGTADDRLRLTGETLAQIQARVLGTAASAPLFPRLPGWATLNLRGGYRFGERHDVLIAFDNLLDQNYRTISSGIDAPGRNLTVRYTIRF, from the coding sequence ATGAACCAAGTGAACCAAGCCGACACCAAGCCTTTTTTGGCCTGCCTGCTGTTTCTCGCCTGGCTGTTGGGAGGCGCTTGTGCAACAACGCTCGCCAAAACGCCAGTCCCGGAATCGGCGACGCTGACCGGTTACGTGCGTAACGTGAACGGTACACCTGTTGCCCAAGCGCGGCTGACGCTTCTGACAGCGCGCCAGACGGTCGCGGCCACCACGGTCAGCGCCGCTGATGGGCGGTACCTGTTCGATGATGTCACGCCCGGAACCTATGAACTCGTTGCGGCCACCTCCGATGGGCTTGGGGTGCGGCTGGCGGTTTCACTCGCGGCTGGCATCACCACGGTGCGCGATCTCACCGTACTGCCCACGCCGGTCGCCGAGACCGTCACAGTGACGGCCGACGTTGGCCTTGTCCAGGACAAGGATGAACTGGGGCAGACCGTCACGGTGATTCCGGCCGGACGCCTGCAGGAACGCGCCACCCAGGGGCTGGCCCAGGCTTTTGCCGAGGAAGCCGGGCTATCCGTACAGCAGACCAGCGCCACGCTGGGCGGCGTCTTCGTGCGCGGACTCGTGGCCAGCCGGGTGTCGGTGTTCGTGGATGGCGTCCGCTACACGACAGGTGCGCAGCGGGGCGGCATCAGTACGTTTTTCAACCTGCTCGAACCAGGCAGCTTGCGCGGCGTGGAGGTGCTGCACGGGCCGCACGGCGCGCAGTACGGCAGCGACAGCCTGGGGGGAAGCGCCCAGTTGCTCACGGCCACCGCGCCTCTGACCACCGGCGGTTTTGTGTTTCAGGGAGAAAGCACCTTCTTTGGCATCAGTGCCACGTCCGGCTTCGGCCACGCCACCCGTCTGTCCTTCGGCACCCCACGCTTCGGTGGCGTGGTCAATCTGGCCGGACGGCGCATCAATACCCTGCGCGCTGGCGGCGGCATAGATTCGCGCGCAGCCGTGACCCGGTTTTTTGACCTGCCTTCAAACCGCTTCTACGGCACGCGCCAACCGGATACCGCCTTCACCGAATATGCCGGCAGCCTCAAGGCCGTGGCGACACCCCGCGCCGGACACCAGTTCGTCGTCCATTACCAGCGTGGACAGCAGGACGGCGGCCAACGCTCCGATCAGTTGCTGGGCGGTGACGGCAACCTGCTGGCGAAACTGGGCAACCTGATGCTGGACTTTGGCTACCTGCGCTATGACGGCCAGCGGGTGGGCGGTCTGGACAGTGTGACCGTCACCGGCAGTTTCAACATCCAGCGGGAAGAACGGATCAATCAGGGCGGGCAGGGCAATCCCCGGGCGCTCATCAACGCCCAGTATGAACGCACCCGGGCTGTGGGCCTGTCGTTATTTGGTGCAAAGACGCTTCCGGGACGGCACACGGTGCTGGGTGGCGCGGATGCCTACCGCGATGTCATGCGGGCGCGCGCCTTCGATGCCCATCCTGTGACCGGCATCGCCACGGCGGCCCGTCCACGTGTTCCCAACGGCGCGTATTTCAACAACTACGGCTTTTTTGTGCAGGACGTGTGGGAGGCCGTGCCGAATCGGCTGCGCCTAGCGGCCAGCCTGCGCTATGGCGTGGCTTCCTACCGCGCCCGCGCCCGCGACAATGCGCTCGTCGGAGGGCGTGCCGTGGTCGAGGACGACAGCGTACGCACGGCAGCCTGGACGTTCCGCTTCAGCGGCGCGTGGCAACTGGGGCGCGGCTGGGTGCTGGCCGGCAATGTGGCCCGTGGCTTTCGTCCACCCAACATGACCGACCTGGGATCGCTGGGCCTGCAGGGGAATGGCGTTTTTGAAATCGCTGCGCCAGCCGTTGCCGGACGGCAGGCCTTCATCGGCACGACGGCCGATGCCTCCGCCGTGTCAACCGGGCTGCCGGTCAGACAGGTCATCCCGGAAAGCAGTCTGAGCTACGAAGGCAGCCTGCGCTACCGCAATGGACGGATGGATGCCGATCTGACCGGCTTTGTGACGAATATCAATGACCTGCTCACGACACAGACCCTGATCCTGCCGCCGGGGGCAGTGGGGACGCGCCTGGGGACGGAAATCATCACGGCGCAACTGCCGACGGGGGCGGTGTTCGTTGCGCCGGCAACGAGTCCCGTGCGCGTCCGGGCCAACTTCACCGATGCGCGTATCTACGGCGTTGAGAGTTCGCTGGGCGTCAGGTTGACGGCAAGCTGGTCACTTGGCGGCAACTTTACCTGGCTGCATGCGGAAGACCGCGCCACCGGGCGGCCGCCCGATGTGGAAGGTGGAACCCCGCCGCCACAGGGGTTGCTGCGGCTGCGCTATCAGCCGCCCGGTCGCACATGGTGGGTGGAAGGCGTTGTGGCGGCTGCCCACCGGCAAACGCGCCTGTCGTCGCTCAATCTCGATGACCGCCGGATTGGTGCGGCCCGGACGCGCACCCAGATTCAAAACTTTTTCCGTCGGGGCGCCACGGTGCGGGGATTTGTCGAAGCCGGCCCCGACGGGCGGCTGGGCACGGCCGATGACCGGCTGCGGCTGACCGGCGAAACCCTGGCGCAGATTCAAGCCCGCGTGTTGGGAACAGCCGCCAGTGCGCCGCTGTTCCCGCGTCTGCCCGGATGGGCCACGCTCAACCTGCGCGGGGGATACCGGTTTGGCGAGCGACATGACGTGCTGATTGCTTTTGACAACCTGCTCGATCAGAACTACCGCACGATTTCCTCCGGGATAGACGCGCCGGGGCGCAATCTGACCGTGCGCTACACCATCCGTTTCTGA
- a CDS encoding beta-propeller fold lactonase family protein encodes MNFNVPRQLRLTLGISLTLLAMLFTGGRLAADRQPQPEFRLTPAGTLIRDAATHQPAVGALPVNLIRSPDGRYLIAVNSGFGIQRNATHKLHQSLAVIDLAARPAPTVIQNVYVPVPQSVCVGAVFVPPPHPDGTCTFYVSGGHENKIWRFQFVPGARQPLQPGVSNFNTPLEAPFIEVSGLAAEPPSPRYNNNLAAVFPLGLALSTDGETLYTANNLGDSLGLIHHHQGKPELESLKLQNPKRPNQATYPYEVKVVPTGQGDKVYVSCWGDGSLAVVNPTTKAVRFVDIGRHPTAMTLDRAQTRLYVVNSDGDAVSVMDTATDTEIERIALRLDERNQGGTSPQSLALDEDETTLYVANARANCVAVVRLGAQARPTAQRHDASEARHQSASKKPSRKTKVRSEPESTAEPERRQQASVVKGFIPTGLYPSAVAVVGRTLVVGNGKGTGFENSSVVANTSGRFPNAPNDRFPAEAESGRQGGQYSVALVAGTLSRIPLPDDRQLADYTRQTLQNNGLLGPHKTRLFKGPSPIRHIIYIIKENRTYDAVFGDLERAGNGLPADGDPYLAIFGAGEAAIARDGTPQDITPNHRALALRFGLFDRFFVNSEASPDGHNWATAALSSDYTDKAFRWEYSRRSRTYDYEGFNRLPNFAPRQGVPPAFDLPVTADDIERYLVRFIPYRQGARDIAEPDTLYLWDAAARAGLTYRNYGEFVGTVSQVELDAINRNQRRSYPDLTPNVTATPTKKTLEGHVCPTFRNFDMHTPDAMTTDSYLAALNSHGQTDPLITVQHPDARFRGTSRLGAWLAEFQQCVETRQTTGRDELPNFSIVRLPNDHTSGMMPGLPTPQFHVADNDYALGRLVEAVSTSPYWKDTAIFVVEDDAQNGPDHVDCHRSVALVISAYNRPGQLIHEYHTTVSLIRTMELLLGLPPMNALDANAVPMDIFQDKPDLRPYRAILPRVAAGNLLVAPPQTAREAAMVRWCQAMNLAHADLEDADALNAIIWYATCGSHRPPPAQSPDLPVFAALAQGVAGRDE; translated from the coding sequence ATGAACTTCAATGTACCGCGCCAGCTCAGATTGACTTTGGGAATCAGCCTGACGCTTCTGGCCATGCTCTTCACTGGTGGACGCCTGGCCGCCGACCGGCAACCCCAGCCGGAGTTTCGCCTGACGCCGGCTGGGACGCTCATCCGGGACGCCGCCACCCACCAGCCCGCCGTCGGGGCACTTCCCGTCAACCTCATCCGCTCACCCGATGGGCGCTACCTCATTGCCGTCAACAGCGGCTTCGGCATCCAGCGCAACGCCACCCACAAACTGCACCAGTCGCTGGCCGTGATTGACCTTGCCGCGCGTCCCGCGCCGACCGTCATCCAGAACGTCTATGTTCCCGTTCCGCAAAGCGTCTGTGTCGGGGCCGTGTTTGTCCCACCGCCTCACCCCGACGGCACCTGCACGTTTTATGTTTCCGGCGGCCACGAAAACAAAATCTGGCGCTTTCAGTTTGTCCCCGGCGCGCGGCAGCCGCTCCAGCCCGGCGTCAGCAACTTCAACACCCCGCTCGAAGCCCCGTTTATCGAAGTGTCCGGCCTGGCCGCCGAGCCGCCTTCGCCGCGCTACAACAACAACCTGGCGGCCGTCTTTCCCCTCGGCCTCGCCCTCAGTACCGATGGCGAAACGCTCTACACCGCCAACAACCTGGGCGACAGCCTGGGTCTGATTCACCACCATCAGGGCAAGCCAGAACTGGAAAGCCTCAAGCTCCAGAACCCCAAACGTCCGAACCAGGCCACGTACCCCTACGAAGTCAAAGTCGTTCCAACCGGGCAAGGCGACAAGGTATATGTCTCCTGCTGGGGCGATGGCTCGCTGGCTGTCGTTAACCCAACGACGAAAGCCGTCCGTTTCGTGGACATCGGCCGGCATCCAACCGCCATGACACTTGACCGCGCCCAAACCCGACTCTACGTGGTCAACTCGGACGGAGATGCCGTGAGCGTCATGGACACAGCCACGGATACTGAAATCGAACGCATTGCCCTGCGCCTCGATGAACGGAACCAGGGCGGAACAAGTCCGCAAAGCCTTGCCCTCGACGAAGACGAAACCACACTGTACGTTGCCAATGCCCGCGCCAACTGCGTTGCCGTCGTCAGGCTGGGCGCGCAGGCACGGCCAACCGCACAACGTCATGACGCATCCGAAGCGCGTCATCAGTCTGCGTCAAAAAAGCCTTCTCGCAAAACGAAAGTCCGTTCCGAACCGGAGTCCACCGCCGAGCCTGAGAGACGGCAACAAGCCTCCGTTGTCAAAGGCTTCATCCCAACCGGGCTTTATCCGTCGGCCGTTGCCGTCGTCGGCAGGACGCTGGTTGTCGGCAATGGCAAAGGCACCGGCTTTGAAAACTCCTCGGTTGTAGCCAACACCTCCGGGCGGTTTCCCAACGCGCCCAACGATCGCTTCCCGGCGGAAGCGGAATCGGGAAGGCAGGGCGGGCAGTACAGTGTCGCCCTTGTGGCCGGAACGCTCAGCCGCATCCCGCTGCCGGATGACCGGCAACTGGCGGACTACACGCGCCAGACACTGCAAAACAACGGTCTGCTCGGCCCCCACAAAACGCGCCTTTTCAAGGGCCCGTCGCCCATCCGGCACATCATCTACATCATCAAGGAAAACCGTACCTACGACGCCGTTTTTGGCGATCTGGAGCGCGCCGGGAACGGGCTTCCGGCCGACGGCGATCCCTACCTTGCCATTTTCGGAGCCGGAGAGGCCGCCATCGCGCGGGACGGCACCCCGCAGGACATCACCCCCAACCACCGCGCCCTGGCGCTGCGCTTCGGTCTGTTTGACCGCTTTTTTGTTAACTCCGAAGCCAGCCCCGACGGACACAACTGGGCCACGGCCGCCCTGTCGAGTGACTACACCGACAAGGCTTTTCGCTGGGAGTATTCCCGGCGGTCACGCACCTACGACTACGAAGGTTTCAACCGCCTGCCAAACTTCGCGCCGCGTCAGGGTGTTCCCCCGGCTTTCGACCTGCCGGTTACGGCGGATGACATTGAACGTTACCTCGTCCGCTTCATCCCCTACCGCCAGGGGGCCCGTGACATTGCGGAACCCGACACCCTGTATCTCTGGGACGCCGCCGCGCGCGCCGGATTGACCTACCGCAACTATGGCGAATTCGTCGGCACGGTCTCCCAGGTGGAGTTGGACGCCATCAACCGCAACCAACGACGGAGCTACCCCGACCTGACGCCCAACGTCACGGCCACCCCGACCAAAAAAACCCTCGAAGGCCACGTCTGCCCGACGTTCCGCAACTTCGACATGCACACCCCCGATGCCATGACGACCGACTCCTACCTGGCGGCGTTGAACAGCCATGGACAGACCGACCCGCTCATCACCGTGCAGCACCCTGATGCCCGCTTCCGTGGCACATCGCGGCTTGGCGCCTGGCTCGCTGAGTTCCAGCAGTGCGTGGAGACCCGGCAGACCACCGGACGCGATGAACTGCCAAATTTTTCGATTGTCCGGCTGCCCAACGATCACACCAGCGGAATGATGCCCGGTCTTCCCACTCCGCAGTTTCACGTGGCGGACAACGACTATGCTCTGGGGCGTCTGGTGGAAGCCGTCTCGACCTCACCATACTGGAAAGACACCGCCATCTTTGTCGTCGAAGATGATGCTCAGAACGGCCCCGACCACGTGGACTGTCACCGGTCGGTGGCCCTGGTCATCAGCGCCTACAACCGGCCGGGCCAACTCATTCACGAATATCACACGACCGTCAGCCTGATTCGGACCATGGAACTTCTCCTGGGGCTGCCGCCAATGAATGCCCTGGACGCCAACGCGGTGCCCATGGACATCTTTCAGGACAAACCCGACCTCCGCCCATACCGGGCAATCCTGCCGCGCGTGGCGGCCGGTAATCTTCTCGTCGCGCCGCCACAAACCGCCCGCGAAGCCGCCATGGTGCGGTGGTGCCAGGCGATGAACCTGGCGCATGCCGATCTCGAAGATGCCGATGCGCTCAATGCCATCATCTGGTACGCCACCTGTGGCAGCCACCGTCCCCCGCCGGCGCAAAGTCCTGATTTGCCGGTGTTTGCCGCCCTCGCTCAGGGGGTTGCCGGGCGCGATGAGTGA
- a CDS encoding CHAP domain-containing protein translates to MVLRLKKQLRRFFVMTVAVLGLATAVTAQVEDNTHQPYKGFSWGYCTYYAAQVFDRFAAAEGGIDWRGNGGMWLRAAQEKGWQTSTNPRDARVGAIIVWQNDGRGHVGVVDDVYPDGILISEMNWRVNSDGDATGGFNRISQSFLPFSTNLDRGVRRRYFFAGFIFPERAATARKSFSTQDARGRGRQIRTVDAVSRPRVVRKGRP, encoded by the coding sequence ATGGTGCTTCGCTTGAAGAAGCAACTTCGTCGCTTTTTTGTGATGACAGTTGCCGTACTCGGTCTGGCCACGGCAGTCACGGCCCAGGTGGAAGACAACACCCATCAACCTTACAAAGGGTTTAGCTGGGGCTATTGCACATACTACGCCGCGCAGGTTTTCGACCGCTTTGCGGCGGCGGAAGGCGGCATTGACTGGCGCGGCAACGGCGGCATGTGGCTGCGCGCCGCACAGGAAAAAGGCTGGCAGACGAGTACCAACCCGCGCGATGCGCGCGTGGGCGCCATCATCGTCTGGCAAAATGACGGTCGGGGACACGTCGGCGTTGTGGATGACGTGTATCCAGATGGCATCCTCATCAGCGAGATGAACTGGCGCGTCAACAGCGATGGCGACGCCACGGGTGGTTTCAACCGCATCAGCCAGTCGTTTTTGCCGTTTTCGACCAACCTCGACCGTGGCGTGCGGCGGCGGTACTTTTTTGCCGGATTCATCTTCCCGGAAAGGGCGGCAACGGCGCGCAAAAGCTTTTCCACGCAGGACGCACGTGGGAGGGGCCGCCAGATTCGGACGGTGGATGCCGTTTCGCGGCCGCGTGTCGTCCGCAAGGGCCGCCCCTAG
- a CDS encoding class I SAM-dependent methyltransferase, whose translation MSTTPLPLWTREVSARRSAWYLGLTTFSILVLELAAIRWIGSQIRVFAYFANLVLMAVFLGMGLGVALGRRYPHLFEWVFPALLVLAAVLALSKQVGLMDLGFPDPSISLWGADVRMVSFGQFCLATLVVVGLFWLVALVFLLMAIPVGWWFGQLPPLRAYTYDLLGSLLGVLAFTAVAALHLPPAVWFGLGLLPLAWVSRRWWAAFGIGVILLTGWASQGAYFSPYNRIDLATDDFFTGEGQPPNPVARPEYKLSVNRDFHQHLLDLSTATVSQEPPDALRARIQKIYEIPFRLTSRRDRALVVGAGTGNDAAAALRAGFAHVSCVEIDPVILRLGREKHPEQPYTRPNVRLINNDARAYFEQNHTDQYDVVCYGLVDSHAMFSALSTLRLDNYLYTVEGLRSGWKHVAPGGIMSVSFSVFAGDWMLYRLNNTLLEATGLQPLVILHGYNYGVTFLVGRELMPQTVQATTGFPVHVLPEMEIRIPTDDWPFLYLRPNTVPYAYLTVLTLILVTALVAVRQTFGADLLTSRRFDPVLFLMGAAFLLLETRMVTELGLLFGSTWVVNASVFAGVLVMVLLANGYVIRRTASRIQPWYVPLVISLLAV comes from the coding sequence ATGAGCACCACCCCGTTGCCCCTTTGGACACGCGAGGTCTCCGCCCGGCGTTCAGCCTGGTATCTTGGGCTGACGACGTTCAGCATCCTCGTGCTCGAACTGGCCGCCATCCGGTGGATTGGCTCGCAAATCCGGGTCTTCGCCTACTTTGCCAACCTGGTACTCATGGCGGTTTTCCTTGGGATGGGCCTTGGGGTGGCCCTTGGCCGCCGGTATCCGCATCTTTTCGAGTGGGTGTTCCCGGCGCTGCTCGTCCTGGCCGCAGTTCTGGCTTTGTCCAAGCAGGTCGGGCTGATGGACTTGGGATTCCCTGACCCATCCATCAGCCTCTGGGGAGCTGATGTCAGGATGGTGTCTTTCGGCCAGTTCTGTCTGGCGACGCTGGTTGTCGTTGGACTGTTCTGGCTGGTGGCACTGGTGTTTTTGCTCATGGCCATTCCGGTGGGCTGGTGGTTCGGGCAGCTTCCGCCCCTGCGGGCTTATACCTATGACCTGCTTGGCTCACTCCTCGGCGTGCTGGCGTTCACCGCGGTGGCGGCGCTGCACCTGCCACCGGCCGTCTGGTTCGGACTGGGGTTGCTTCCGCTCGCCTGGGTCAGCCGCCGGTGGTGGGCAGCGTTCGGCATCGGCGTCATCCTGCTGACCGGCTGGGCCAGCCAGGGGGCTTACTTTTCGCCCTACAACCGCATTGATCTTGCAACCGACGATTTTTTCACCGGGGAGGGCCAGCCCCCCAACCCGGTTGCGCGCCCGGAATACAAGCTCAGTGTCAACCGGGACTTTCACCAGCACCTGCTCGATCTTTCCACCGCCACGGTCAGCCAGGAACCGCCCGATGCACTCCGGGCGCGGATTCAGAAAATCTACGAAATCCCGTTCCGTCTTACGTCGCGGCGCGACCGCGCCCTGGTCGTCGGGGCCGGCACGGGCAACGATGCCGCCGCTGCCCTGCGGGCCGGATTTGCCCACGTTTCCTGTGTCGAAATCGATCCGGTGATTTTACGCCTGGGGCGTGAGAAACACCCGGAACAACCATACACCCGCCCCAACGTCCGGCTCATCAACAACGATGCCCGCGCCTACTTCGAGCAAAACCATACCGACCAGTACGATGTCGTCTGCTACGGACTCGTGGACTCCCACGCCATGTTCTCGGCCCTGTCCACGCTCCGTCTGGACAACTACCTCTACACGGTCGAGGGGCTTCGTTCCGGCTGGAAGCACGTCGCACCGGGCGGCATCATGTCCGTTTCCTTCTCGGTTTTCGCCGGCGACTGGATGCTCTACCGCCTCAACAACACCCTTCTGGAGGCGACCGGCCTTCAGCCTTTGGTGATTCTGCACGGCTATAACTACGGGGTGACGTTTCTCGTAGGGCGCGAACTGATGCCCCAGACGGTGCAGGCCACAACGGGCTTTCCGGTTCACGTCCTCCCTGAAATGGAAATCCGCATTCCAACCGACGACTGGCCGTTTCTTTATCTGCGCCCCAATACGGTGCCCTATGCCTACCTGACCGTTCTGACGCTGATCCTCGTCACGGCCCTGGTGGCTGTCCGGCAGACGTTCGGGGCCGACCTGCTCACCTCGCGCCGGTTTGACCCGGTGCTGTTTCTGATGGGTGCGGCCTTTCTGTTGCTTGAAACGCGGATGGTCACGGAGTTGGGTCTGCTCTTTGGTTCGACGTGGGTCGTCAACGCCTCCGTTTTTGCCGGCGTTCTTGTCATGGTGCTGCTGGCCAACGGCTACGTCATCCGGCGGACGGCCTCCCGGATTCAGCCGTGGTACGTCCCCTTGGTCATATCCCTGCTCGCGGTGTAG